One part of the Sphingopyxis sp. PAMC25046 genome encodes these proteins:
- a CDS encoding PepSY domain-containing protein — MTDSNRIPLYRTIWRWHFYAGLFVIPFVLVLSATGAAYLFKPDLDRWEERAWRGLPTAGAVDADAQVAAALADFPGASFHYYRVPEGPGDAAIVHLGLSNGTMRDVAVSPQGRVIGSADPERRLSAWLSAIHGSLLIGRTGSLLVELAASWAIVMILTGLYLWWPRARGLAGVVWPRLSLGARTALRDLHAVTGFWVSGFALVLLFTALPWTDVWASGFRAVRAEMGWVSGTQDWKGGADPHAAHDRKAMVMADHAARAAPTIPLARIVERARAEHMPAPAIVQPPGAPNLFGPPNGATWTLTTQTQNRPQVRKISYDPATGVEVARSGFADKHIIDRVVNIGIAWHEGQLFGRINQLIGALTALALFTLAVSGFLMWRRRRPEGALGAPPSARDSTRLRGVAAIILLLAALLPLLAASLILLWIVERLLLPRLPHAARWLGVAA, encoded by the coding sequence ATGACCGACAGCAATCGCATTCCGCTCTATCGCACGATCTGGCGCTGGCATTTCTACGCCGGGCTGTTCGTCATCCCCTTCGTGCTCGTCCTGTCGGCGACGGGCGCGGCCTATCTGTTCAAGCCCGACCTCGACCGGTGGGAGGAGCGCGCGTGGCGCGGCTTGCCGACCGCGGGCGCGGTCGATGCCGACGCGCAGGTCGCCGCCGCGCTCGCCGATTTTCCGGGGGCGAGCTTTCATTATTACCGCGTTCCCGAGGGGCCCGGCGACGCCGCCATCGTCCACCTCGGCCTGTCGAACGGCACGATGCGCGACGTCGCGGTCTCGCCGCAGGGCCGCGTGATCGGCTCGGCCGATCCCGAGCGGCGCCTATCGGCGTGGCTGTCGGCGATCCACGGCAGCCTGCTCATCGGCCGCACGGGCAGCCTGTTGGTCGAGCTTGCCGCGAGCTGGGCGATCGTGATGATCCTGACCGGCCTTTATCTCTGGTGGCCGCGCGCGCGGGGGCTCGCGGGGGTGGTGTGGCCGCGCCTGTCGCTGGGCGCTCGCACCGCGCTGCGCGACCTTCACGCCGTCACCGGCTTCTGGGTCTCGGGCTTCGCGCTCGTCCTGCTTTTCACCGCCCTGCCGTGGACCGACGTCTGGGCGAGCGGCTTTCGCGCCGTGCGCGCCGAAATGGGCTGGGTGTCGGGCACGCAGGACTGGAAGGGTGGCGCCGATCCGCACGCCGCGCACGATCGCAAGGCGATGGTGATGGCCGATCATGCTGCGCGCGCCGCGCCGACGATCCCGCTCGCGCGCATCGTCGAACGCGCGCGTGCCGAGCATATGCCCGCGCCCGCGATCGTCCAGCCGCCGGGCGCGCCCAATCTCTTCGGTCCGCCGAACGGCGCCACCTGGACGCTGACGACGCAGACGCAGAACCGGCCGCAGGTGCGCAAGATCAGCTATGATCCCGCGACCGGCGTCGAGGTCGCGCGCAGCGGCTTTGCCGACAAGCATATCATCGACCGCGTGGTGAACATCGGCATCGCCTGGCACGAAGGCCAGCTGTTCGGCCGCATCAACCAGTTGATCGGCGCCCTGACCGCGCTCGCGCTTTTTACCCTCGCCGTCTCGGGTTTCCTGATGTGGCGGCGCCGCAGGCCCGAGGGCGCACTCGGCGCGCCGCCTTCCGCGCGCGACTCGACGCGGCTGAGGGGCGTAGCGGCGATCATCCTGCTGCTCGCGGCGCTGCTGCCCTTGCTCGCCGCCTCGTTGATCCTGCTCTGGATCGTCGAGCGGCTGCTACTGCCGCGTCTGCCGCACGCCGCGCGCTGGCTCGGCGTCGCGGCCTAG
- a CDS encoding TonB-dependent receptor gives MIQFAYRAAPLLALATCIAAAPVHAEEADSTIIVTAPQLTNEAEERAAKTAGGTDVVGHEDYADKSIVSLRDTLAFSPGVYLQPRYGQEVRISIRGSGLSRGYHMRGLTLLQDGVPINLADDNGDFQELEPIFFDHLEVYRGANALRFGSGTLGGAINGVTPTGRTAEGVYLRADAGRFDSLRGLIAAGVASGAVDAWGAISADTSDGDRDHAKRRSFRFNGNVWMQFSDVVSNRLYVSINSIDQQIPSALTMEQALTTPRLATAGTVAGDHGRDIDSIRIQNRTRFDWGAVKLDVGAFVNAKSLYHPIFELVDQEGLDRGGYFRLDYAGGIVEATLGGELRVGDIRAKRFVNRGGKRGALRVNADQHARAASLYGEVRVRPVPMLTLIAGGIYADGKRRQTMNFNASAPEQGGTVGRADFDAFSPKIGLLLEPVAGAQIYANYSRSVEFPGFIELGQVAAFVPLDAQRAWTAEIGTRGKKGPLNWDVTYYRSTIKGELLQFDIGPDIPASTFNAGRTLHEGIEAALEVQAAEWLRLRQVYAYSNFRFRNDAQFGDNRLPVVPRHVYRAELRIGSDALHVAPNLEWVPDGPFADYRNQASTPGYALIGVTGGATIAQGVDAFVDVRNVTGKKAIGDISAAIAVTPASAIYYPVERRAVSAGIRARF, from the coding sequence ATGATCCAATTCGCTTATCGCGCGGCGCCCTTGCTGGCGCTCGCCACCTGTATTGCTGCCGCTCCCGTCCATGCCGAAGAAGCCGACTCGACGATCATCGTCACCGCGCCGCAGCTCACGAACGAAGCCGAGGAGCGCGCCGCCAAAACCGCCGGCGGCACCGACGTCGTCGGCCACGAGGATTATGCCGACAAGTCGATCGTCAGCTTGCGCGATACGCTGGCCTTTTCGCCCGGCGTCTATCTCCAGCCGCGCTACGGGCAGGAAGTGCGCATCTCGATCCGCGGGTCGGGCCTGTCGCGCGGCTATCATATGCGCGGGTTGACGCTGCTGCAGGACGGGGTGCCGATCAACCTCGCCGACGATAATGGCGATTTCCAGGAACTCGAACCGATCTTCTTCGATCATCTCGAGGTCTATCGCGGCGCCAATGCGCTGCGTTTCGGTTCGGGCACACTCGGCGGCGCAATCAACGGCGTGACGCCGACGGGGCGCACCGCCGAGGGCGTCTATCTGCGTGCCGACGCCGGCCGCTTCGATAGCCTGCGCGGGCTGATCGCGGCGGGCGTCGCGAGCGGCGCGGTCGACGCATGGGGCGCGATCAGCGCCGACACATCGGACGGCGACCGCGATCATGCGAAACGCCGCAGTTTCCGCTTCAACGGCAATGTCTGGATGCAATTCAGCGATGTCGTGTCGAACCGCCTCTATGTCAGCATCAACAGCATCGACCAGCAGATCCCGAGCGCGCTGACGATGGAACAGGCGCTGACCACGCCGCGCCTCGCGACCGCGGGGACGGTCGCAGGCGACCATGGGCGCGACATCGATTCGATCCGCATCCAGAACCGGACGCGCTTCGACTGGGGCGCGGTGAAGCTCGACGTCGGCGCCTTCGTCAACGCCAAGTCGCTCTACCATCCGATCTTCGAGCTGGTCGATCAGGAGGGGCTCGATCGCGGCGGCTATTTCCGCCTCGATTACGCTGGCGGCATAGTCGAAGCGACGCTGGGCGGCGAACTGCGCGTCGGCGACATCAGGGCAAAGCGTTTCGTCAATCGGGGCGGCAAGCGCGGCGCGCTGCGCGTGAACGCCGACCAGCATGCCCGCGCGGCATCGCTCTATGGCGAAGTCCGCGTCCGCCCCGTGCCGATGCTCACGCTGATCGCGGGCGGCATCTATGCCGACGGAAAGCGGCGGCAGACGATGAATTTCAACGCCTCCGCGCCGGAACAGGGCGGCACGGTGGGGCGCGCCGATTTCGATGCCTTCTCGCCCAAGATCGGGCTGCTGTTGGAACCTGTGGCGGGAGCGCAGATTTACGCCAACTACAGCCGGTCGGTCGAATTTCCGGGATTCATCGAACTGGGGCAGGTCGCCGCCTTCGTCCCGCTCGACGCGCAGCGCGCGTGGACGGCCGAGATCGGGACGCGCGGCAAGAAGGGGCCGCTGAACTGGGACGTCACCTATTACCGCTCGACGATAAAAGGCGAATTGCTGCAATTCGACATCGGCCCCGACATTCCGGCCTCGACCTTCAACGCCGGACGCACGCTCCACGAAGGTATCGAGGCGGCGCTGGAGGTGCAGGCTGCCGAGTGGCTCCGACTGCGCCAAGTCTATGCCTACAGCAACTTCCGCTTCCGCAATGATGCGCAATTCGGCGACAACCGCCTGCCGGTCGTGCCGAGGCACGTCTATCGCGCCGAACTGCGCATCGGCTCCGACGCGTTGCACGTCGCGCCGAACCTCGAATGGGTGCCCGACGGACCGTTCGCCGATTACCGCAACCAAGCGTCGACGCCGGGCTATGCGCTGATCGGCGTGACAGGTGGGGCGACGATCGCGCAGGGCGTCGACGCTTTCGTCGATGTCCGCAACGTCACCGGAAAAAAGGCGATCGGCGACATCAGCGCGGCGATCGCAGTGACGCCCGCGTCGGCGATCTATTACCCCGTCGAGCGCCGCGCGGTCTCCGCCGGCATCCGCGCGCGCTTCTGA
- a CDS encoding sterol desaturase family protein: MHLTTAQSSAIVAAIYLGFCLIELIRTRLFAKDEQSRHDGIIEIVSTFMLLIVTQPAILLVVGALGHRFFPHYEGALANAPFLAALALFLVFEDMMQYWWHRASHSFAWLYNLHRAHHNARYMSVRLVYRNNIIYYAMMPSIWFAGVLVYLGLGWFYAGYLVVKMAVIIGAHSDVAWDAPLYRIKALSPVMWVVERTISTPATHHAHHGRHADDPAVNYKGNFGNLLFFWDVLFGTAKITRHYPQSYGVENLPPATLGQQLLWPIFPENQDMDARIPGAVPAAPGPAAAT, encoded by the coding sequence ATGCACCTGACCACCGCCCAGTCGAGCGCGATCGTCGCGGCGATCTATCTCGGCTTCTGCCTGATCGAGCTGATCCGCACGCGCCTGTTCGCGAAGGACGAGCAATCGCGCCACGACGGGATCATCGAGATCGTCAGCACCTTCATGCTGTTGATCGTAACCCAGCCGGCGATCCTGCTGGTCGTCGGCGCGCTCGGCCACCGTTTCTTTCCGCACTATGAGGGCGCGCTCGCGAATGCGCCGTTCCTCGCCGCGCTCGCGCTGTTCCTCGTCTTCGAGGATATGATGCAATATTGGTGGCACCGCGCGAGCCACAGCTTCGCCTGGCTCTACAACCTCCACCGCGCGCATCATAATGCGCGTTATATGAGCGTGCGGCTCGTCTACCGGAACAACATCATCTATTATGCGATGATGCCGAGCATCTGGTTCGCGGGGGTGCTCGTCTATCTCGGGCTCGGCTGGTTCTATGCGGGCTATCTGGTGGTCAAGATGGCGGTGATCATCGGCGCGCACAGCGACGTCGCCTGGGACGCGCCGCTCTACCGGATCAAGGCGCTGTCGCCGGTCATGTGGGTCGTCGAACGCACGATCAGCACCCCGGCGACGCACCACGCGCATCACGGCCGCCACGCCGACGATCCTGCGGTAAACTACAAGGGCAATTTCGGAAACCTGCTCTTCTTCTGGGACGTGCTGTTCGGCACCGCGAAGATCACGCGGCATTATCCGCAAAGCTATGGCGTCGAGAATCTGCCGCCCGCGACGCTGGGACAGCAACTCCTGTGGCCGATCTTTCCCGAGAACCAGGATATGGATGCACGCATCCCCGGCGCCGTGCCGGCGGCGCCGGGACCGGCGGCGGCAACCTAG